A stretch of Thermodesulfobacteriota bacterium DNA encodes these proteins:
- a CDS encoding MBL fold metallo-hydrolase — MWIRACGPVADELDLLGSPKSCVYLLKGDRYLLVGGAGPWIVPDLERQFADLGVDLERIDGIYISHSHFDHCGAVPYLRRRIPRLRVYASAGAAAILAMEKAVQNMRRFTRESLEQMGVPVDFGGVSLDFETFPLARALGDGDAVDLGGGVRLVTFETPGHSRCSLTAYEPSRGWLFPGDSMPFPGADGSDLVSTASESFVVFCDSLRKLQGLETSLCAWEHHGVRTQADAHTVVRDALAFTARYKASVCDLLARARDPERAAEEVCRNWLAQAQFPFLPERVMLHIARTIVANASGEVL; from the coding sequence ATGTGGATTCGAGCCTGCGGGCCCGTTGCCGACGAGCTGGACCTCCTCGGGTCGCCCAAGAGCTGTGTGTACCTGCTCAAGGGAGACCGCTACCTCCTGGTGGGCGGCGCCGGCCCGTGGATCGTACCGGATCTGGAGCGGCAGTTCGCGGACCTCGGGGTGGATCTCGAACGGATCGACGGGATCTACATCAGCCACAGCCACTTCGACCACTGCGGCGCGGTCCCGTACCTCAGGCGGCGCATCCCGCGGCTCCGGGTCTACGCCTCCGCGGGCGCGGCGGCGATCCTGGCCATGGAGAAGGCCGTCCAGAACATGCGCCGTTTTACGCGGGAGTCCCTGGAGCAGATGGGCGTCCCCGTGGACTTTGGTGGCGTCTCTCTCGACTTCGAGACCTTTCCCCTGGCCCGCGCCCTGGGGGACGGCGACGCGGTGGACCTGGGCGGAGGGGTCCGGCTCGTCACCTTCGAGACTCCCGGCCACAGCCGGTGTTCCCTGACGGCGTACGAGCCGAGCCGGGGCTGGCTCTTTCCCGGCGACTCCATGCCGTTTCCCGGCGCGGACGGCTCGGATCTCGTCTCCACGGCCAGCGAGAGCTTCGTCGTGTTCTGCGACAGCCTGCGAAAGCTCCAGGGGCTCGAGACGTCCCTGTGTGCCTGGGAACACCACGGGGTCCGGACGCAAGCCGATGCGCACACCGTGGTGCGCGACGCCCTCGCGTTCACGGCCCGGTACAAGGCCTCGGTGTGCGACCTCCTGGCCCGAGCTCGGGACCCGGAGCGGGCCGCCGAGGAGGTCTGCCGCAACTGGCTCGCCCAGGCCCAGTTCCCCTTTCTGCCGGAGCGGGTCATGCTCCACATCGCCCGGACCATCGTCGCCAATGCCTCGGGAGAGGTGCTGTGA